One genomic window of Caballeronia sp. SBC1 includes the following:
- a CDS encoding oxaloacetate decarboxylase, producing MTRTVAEKRAAFRALHQQGCFVLPNPWDAGSARMLQHLGFAALASTSSGFAWSTGRPDYAVTCADVLQHLGALRDAVDLPVNADFESGFASDPATLAANVSLAIQTGVAGLSIEDRDVAAPFGLYDTVLAVERVRAARAAIDRSGDDVILVARTEILLSDPTALSQSIDKLVAFAAEGADCLYAPGVVDKADIAVMVRAVAPKPLNVLMMRPGLSVAELADLGVRRISVGGGLARVAWQAMLTAAEQMKTGSFDGLAGAASGKQLNDIFGGFA from the coding sequence ATGACCCGTACTGTCGCCGAAAAACGCGCTGCCTTTCGCGCGCTTCACCAGCAAGGTTGTTTCGTCCTGCCTAACCCATGGGACGCAGGCAGCGCGCGGATGCTGCAGCATCTCGGCTTCGCCGCTCTGGCATCGACCAGTTCAGGCTTCGCGTGGTCCACAGGGCGGCCCGACTACGCGGTGACCTGTGCAGATGTCCTGCAACATCTCGGCGCCCTCCGCGACGCTGTAGACCTGCCCGTGAACGCCGATTTCGAGTCCGGTTTCGCTTCCGACCCGGCCACGCTCGCGGCCAACGTCAGCCTCGCGATCCAGACGGGCGTGGCCGGTTTATCGATTGAAGATCGCGATGTGGCGGCTCCGTTCGGACTCTACGACACCGTTCTTGCGGTCGAGCGCGTGCGCGCGGCCCGTGCGGCGATCGATAGGTCCGGCGACGATGTCATCCTGGTCGCGCGCACCGAAATCCTGCTCAGTGATCCGACCGCGCTCAGCCAGTCCATCGACAAACTCGTGGCCTTCGCCGCTGAAGGCGCCGACTGTCTATATGCGCCGGGTGTGGTCGACAAGGCTGATATAGCCGTCATGGTTCGCGCGGTGGCACCCAAGCCGCTCAACGTACTGATGATGCGGCCCGGCCTGAGCGTCGCCGAACTGGCCGACCTTGGCGTGCGTCGAATCAGTGTTGGCGGAGGGTTGGCGCGGGTTGCGTGGCAGGCCATGCTGACGGCCGCCGAACAAATGAAAACCGGTTCTTTCGATGGCCTCGCCGGCGCTGCGTCCGGCAAGCAATTGAACGATATCTTTGGCGGATTCGCTTGA